The Manis javanica isolate MJ-LG chromosome 4, MJ_LKY, whole genome shotgun sequence genome contains a region encoding:
- the TRNP1 gene encoding TMF-regulated nuclear protein 1, which produces MPGCRISACGPGAQEGTAEPGSPPPPPREPLSSPHPPPSTPTLTATPAQASPLREAAPAWEGSAEGQELQPWRLGTSGAAGGAGPAGGAGAGVVVAAAAAAAGTGGRALELAEARRRLLEVEGRRRLVSELESRVLQLHRVFLAAELRLAHRAESLGRLGGGVAQAELYLAAHGSRLKKGSRRGRRGRPPALLASALGLGSCVPWGAGRLRRGHGPEPDSPFRRSPPRGPASPQR; this is translated from the coding sequence ATGCCGGGCTGCCGCATCAGCGCCTGCGGCCCCGGGGCCCAGGAAGGGACGGCGGAACCAGGgtcgcccccgccgccgccccggGAGCCCCTGTCATCCCCTCACCCCCCGCCCTCAACTCCGACCTTGACTGCGACCCCGGCTCAGGCCTCACCGCTGCGGGAGGCAGCCCCGGCGTGGGAGGGCTCAGCGGAGGGGCAGGAGCTGCAGCCGTGGCGCCTAGGCACTAGCGGGGCCGCGGGAGGCGCCGGGCCGGCAGGGGGCGCGGGCGCCGGCGTGGTGGTGGCGGCGGCCGCCGCCGCGGCGGGAACAGGGGGCCGGGCGCTGGAGCTGGCCGAAGCGCGGCGGCGACTACTGGAAGTGGAGGGCCGCCGGCGCCTGGTGTCGGAGCTGGAGAGCCGTGTGCTGCAGCTGCACCGCGTCTTTCTGGCGGCGGAGCTGCGCCTGGCGCACCGCGCCGAGAGCCTGGGCCGCCTAGGCGGCGGCGTGGCGCAGGCAGAGCTCTACCTGGCGGCTCACGGGTCGCGCCTCAAGAAGGGCTCGCGCCGCGGCCGCCGCGGCCGCCCGCCCGCGCTGCTCGCCTCGGCGCTGGGCCTGGGAAGCTGCGTGCCCTGGGGCGCCGGGCGCCTGCGGCGGGGCCATGGCCCTGAGCCCGACTCACCCTTCCGCCGAAGTCCGCCCCGCGGCCCCGCTTCCCCCCAGCGCTGA
- the TENT5B gene encoding terminal nucleotidyltransferase 5B, protein MMPSESGAEIPDQAAAHVGTAAASAVTTATPAGGGPDLEASPAPLGRHLSGLGWPQVKRLDALLSEPIPIHGRGNFPTLSVQPRQIVQVVRSSLEEQGLRVHSVRLHGSAASHVLHPESGLGYKDLDLVFRVDLHSEASFQLTKEVVLARLLDFLPAGVSRAKITPLTLKEAYVQKLVKVCTDTDRWSLISLSNKSGKNVELKFVDSVRRQFEFSVDSFQIILDSLLLFGQCSSTPMSEAFHPTVTGESLYGDFAEALEHLQHRVIATRSPEEIRGGGLLKYCHLLVRGFRPRPSTDVRALQRYMCSRFFIDFPDLVEQQRTLERYLEAHFSGADSARRYACLVTLHRVVNESTVCLMSHERRQTLDLIATLALQALAEQGPAAAAALAWRPPGPDGVVPATVNYYVTPVQPLLARAHSSYPTWLPCN, encoded by the exons ATGATGCCGTCGGAGAGCGGGGCTGAGATCCCGGACCAGGCAGCTGCGCACGTGGGGACGGCTGCGGCCTCGGCGGTGACCACGGCCACCCCGGCAGGCGGCGGCCCCGACCTAGAGGCCTCACCGGCCCCCCTTGGACGGCACCTGAGTGGACTGGGCTGGCCACAGGTGAAGCGGCTGGACGCACTCCTGAGCGAGCCGATTCCCATTCACGGGCGGGGCAACTTCCCCACGCTGAGTGTACAGCCCCGGCAGATCGTGCAG GTGGTCCGCAGCAGCCTGGAGGAACAGGGGCTGCGCGTGCACAGTGTGCGGCTGCATGGTTCTGCGGCCAGCCATGTGCTGCACCCAGAGAGTGGCTTGGGCTACAAGGACCTGGACCTGGTGTTCCGCGTGGACCTGCACAGTGAGGCATCCTTCCAACTGACCAAGGAGGTGGTGCTGGCCCGCCTGCTGGACTTCCTGCCAGCTGGTGTGAGCAGGGCCAAAATTACGCCACTGACGCTCAAGGAGGCATACGTGCAGAAGCTGGTGAAAGTGTGCACGGACACGGACCGCTGGAGCCTCATCTCACTGTCCAACAAGAGTGGCAAGAATGTGGAACTCAAGTTTGTGGACTCAGTCAGGCGCCAGTTCGAGTTCAGTGTTGATTCCTTCCAGATCATCCTggactccctgcttctctttggCCAGTGCTCCTCCACACCCATGTCGGAGGCTTTCCACCCAACTGTGACAGGTGAGAGCCTTTACGGGGACTTCGCCGAGGCCTTGGAGCACCTGCAGCACCGCGTAATCGCCACACGCAGCCCTGAGGAGATCCGAGGTGGTGGCCTTCTCAAGTACTGCCACCTCCTGGTGCGGGGCTTCCGGCCGCGGCCCAGCACGGACGTGCGTGCCCTACAACGCTACATGTGCTCTCGCTTCTTCATAGACTTCCCAGACCTGGTGGAGCAGCAGCGCACCCTGGAGCGTTACCTGGAGGCCCACTTCAGTGGGGCTGACTCTGCCCGCCGCTACGCCTGCCTGGTGACGCTGCACCGGGTGGTCAATGAGAGCACCGTGTGCCTCATGAGCCACGAGCGCCGCCAGACGCTGGACCTCATTGCCACACTGGCACTCCAGGCGCTGGCCGAGCAGGGccccgctgctgctgctgccctgGCCTGGCGCCCTCCAGGCCCTGACGGGGTGGTGCCCGCTACTGTCAACTACTATGTGACCCCTGTTCAGCCTCTGCTGGCCCGGGCCCATTCCTCCTATCCCACCTGGCTGCCTTGTAACTGA